The Nocardioides humi genome includes a region encoding these proteins:
- a CDS encoding ABC transporter ATP-binding protein, with protein MSVPILDVIDLHAAYGRIEVLRGVDLSVPRGAVMALLGPNGAGKSTLVKVISGQKEATSGDIHLAGVHVQGARSDDLARVGLCTIPEGRSVFPNLTVEENLVLMSYAGVPASAVLDTAYTYFPRLHERRHQLAGTMSGGEQQMLAMSRALASDPALLLLDELSMGLAPLIVDELYETVARIAESGVSILCIEQFARTALRVADYAAVMSGGRIVATGEPGEILETMADVILGGAA; from the coding sequence GTGAGCGTCCCGATCCTCGATGTCATCGACCTGCACGCGGCGTACGGCCGGATCGAGGTGCTGCGCGGGGTCGACCTCTCCGTGCCGCGCGGCGCGGTGATGGCGCTGCTCGGTCCCAACGGCGCGGGCAAGTCGACGCTGGTGAAGGTGATCAGCGGCCAGAAGGAGGCCACGTCCGGCGACATCCACCTGGCCGGCGTGCACGTGCAGGGCGCTCGCTCCGACGACCTGGCCAGAGTCGGGCTGTGCACCATCCCCGAGGGCAGGTCGGTGTTCCCGAACCTGACCGTCGAGGAGAACCTGGTCCTGATGTCGTACGCCGGCGTGCCGGCCTCGGCCGTCCTCGACACCGCCTACACCTACTTCCCGCGCCTGCACGAGCGGCGCCACCAGCTCGCCGGCACCATGTCGGGCGGCGAGCAGCAGATGCTGGCCATGTCGCGGGCGCTGGCCTCCGACCCCGCCCTGCTGCTGCTCGACGAGCTGTCGATGGGGCTGGCGCCGCTCATCGTCGACGAGCTCTACGAGACCGTCGCCCGGATCGCCGAGTCCGGCGTGTCCATCCTCTGCATCGAGCAGTTCGCCCGCACCGCCCTGCGGGTCGCGGACTACGCGGCCGTGATGAGCGGCGGGCGCATCGTGGCCACCGGCGAGCCCGGCGAGATCCTCGAGACCATGGCCGACGTCATCCTGGGAGGCGCAGCATGA